GCTGTTGCCTAACGTTGGAGGTCAGACACGAATCACACTCGCTCGGAATGTGCGGCTGTGAGCACAGCTCCGTGACAGTGTGGTTCGTGTCTGTAGCGACTGTTTGGCTCCGTTTTCATTGTCCGGTTCTAAATCTTTCGATCAGCCGGTATCCACCGATAGCAAGCAAGACGCAAATAGCGTAAAGCAGTCCACTCATAATCGAATGTAAGATAAATGCGTGCTGGATATTTTCGCTCTGAGAGAAAATCAATGAGGGAAATAGCAGGCGATTTTGGGTCAGATCCGGAAATGTGGTCATGCCAAATCCCCACGCTGAAAATAAGCCAAATGATAGGGCTAAGCCACCGGCAATAAGCGGATACGCTATCGCTGTAACTATAAAAACTCTAATCCCTCTATTTTTCATTTTTCCGAACGCTTTAGATCAGACATGCGGTTTGCTGGTGCGACGGGTGCGAAGCAGCTGGCGTGACAGCCAGCTGCATTGTATGTAACGACTGGTTCGGCTTCGTTATTTTCTTTTCCATACAGAAATAGTCTCGGTGGAATTCGCGGCTGGTATAAATCCATATGCCATCCCGCGAAAGCTGCTATTGGAGTGAAATACTATAGATTTCTCTGCGGTGAGATACAGGCTATTTCCGTAACTTTGCTTTCCTCGGGACATGGATGCTGGATCGGCTGAGTATGCACCTGCTCCTAAAATAATATTTTCGCCGTCAAATCCATATGAAGACTTCGGGTATACCTTCTTAAATCTTTCTTTCCCATCAAGCATACAAGTGATGATCAAATCATCGCTTTCTGAAATGGAAAAAACAACTGAATCAATGTCGTCCATATCTGGCGCAAAATAACCGATGAGTATCTGTGATAATGGAGTCTGGTATCTCGTGGTCTGATCGATCGCTAAATTCTCATATGAGCCTACAAAATCCCTGATCTGGCTTTTTTGGGGCGTGGGAATGCCCGATGAGGGCAGGGATTTTCGTGATTCGAGGCAGCCAGTCAGTGCCAGAATGACCAATAGACTTAAGAAAACCTTCATATTTTTGCCGAACGCTTTAGATCAGACAGGGCCCGTGACAGCTGTGGTTATTGTCTATAACGACTGGTTTGGCTCCGTGGCTTGTAATTCCGGCCTCATTTAACAGTCCGTTCACGGTTCTGAGTCACTGGTTTTGGTCTTAGCGTGTAAATAAACGCCCCAATGCATCCGGCAATGAATCCCTCCAGCAGCCATCCGATTCCGGGGCTGTCTGTTCCAACTGCTGGATCGAAGTAAAATAACGTGAAAAATGTCAAACTAAGCCAAATGCAAAAAACGATAGTAAAGTAAAGGGGGAGGCCATATCCTTTTCTGGGAATTCGGCGTGGCAGAAGCCAGATCGTTACGAATAATAAAAGTAACTGTAAAATAAGATGTAGAGTTTCCATCGTAATTTTTCTGCGCCGAACGATTCAGATCAGACACGACACGCGCTGGCGCGACGGGGGCGAAGCAGCCGGCGTGACAGTGCGGGTAGTTGTCTGTAACGCCTGGTTCGGCGCTGTGGTTTGATTTTGGACAATGGGTGTATTCATCTGAGCGGGTTCGATTTCTGCCTCTTTTTGAATCTTCGAAATAAAATATAGCCAATCAACCCGGCTGGAGCCGCGATAAGACTGAAATCAAATATCCTGGCCTTATTTTGGGCGGTAGTCAGTCGAGCCTGTGTCTCTGGTGTGGGATTCTCGCCGTGCTCGCGAATTGCTTCATTTAAGAACCCATAGTTACGTGCAAAACTAGGCGAAGAAAAGAATCCTAGAATGACTGTGGCTGTAAACATGGCTCGAAATGTAGCGATGAGCTTAAAGATGAGCACGGGACTTTTTATTGCCGAACGCTTTAGATCAGACATTTCGTGCGGTGGCGCACAAAGCGGCTCCGCCGCGACTGTGCCACCGCACGAAATTGTCTGTAACGACTGGTTCGGCTCTGTGGTCTTTATTTTTTGCTGCCATTCCAATATTTGTCTAGCGACCTAAGAAATTCATCATTCAAATCCAATCCAGAAGCAGAACCTATAACCGAATCATTTTCGCAAACAGGGCAACCAGCAGTCATTCCTGGATATGGTCCTGAATCCAAAATGGGCTCTCCATCCCAATTG
This window of the Rariglobus hedericola genome carries:
- a CDS encoding cytoplasmic protein, producing MTIDQAILHSYQNRAEIKASDSCACFHCLARFKSHEIKRWYDTDDPNWDGEPILDSGPYPGMTAGCPVCENDSVIGSASGLDLNDEFLRSLDKYWNGSKK